Proteins encoded by one window of Aspergillus chevalieri M1 DNA, chromosome 6, nearly complete sequence:
- a CDS encoding uncharacterized protein (COG:S;~EggNog:ENOG410PTZS), with product MPRTLPWLTGDNKAGGTGGSKREIKPQPDFDSNLDRTPKATQKASKNEDIFRSSSPPVPPTRQCPSEEYLIEGFDNDDIYMMVEDEFYAVAQSFTKHLHFAEYVRQAKEAKSQNGSRIQDLARPTDGVTPISEETKKKKEAENLAERQEKGLGVLDNNEGSREGKEDDDDVFQDDSWAGTSLYDLMMSPRKSRALVGAQRIKSTTRAAAGFVQSSQNSSAGNRMTAPGSAPTSLGREQERQGSIEETASEDDDLDVQPTTTFKRRIEDIETPKTEKSDESITPTPRRSMSHAPNNPIKKPKPEPETKPTPTPSINTAGNKKRPSPSPSPSVPKPRRRMLFDDFDRLPEPTFNISMQEQKRKSSSSIEKSANGRDESKKKSRLNEVPMFVL from the exons ATGCCACGGACTCTGCCGTGGCTGACTGGCGACAACAAGGCTGGGGGAACAGGAGGCTCCAAACGAGAGATAAAGCCGCAACCAGACTTCGACTCCAACTTGGATCGCACGCCAAAAGCGACTCAAAAAGCTTCTAAGAATGAAGATATCTTCCGATCTT CTAGTCCTCCCGTACCACCCACCCGACAATGTCCATCCGAAGA ATACCTAATCGAAGGCTTCGACAACGACGACATCTACATGATGGTTGAAGATGAATTCTACGCCGTCGCGCAATCCTTCACCAAACACCTCCATTTCGCAGAATACGTCCGACAAGCCAAAGAAGCCAAATCGCAGAACGGTTCTAGAATACAGGATCTCGCGCGCCCCACGGACGGAGTGACACCGATAAGCGAAGagaccaagaagaagaaagaggcaGAAAACCTTGCTGAGAGGCAGGAGAAGGGCTTGGGGGTGTTGGATAATAATGAGGGGTCGCGGGAGGGTAAagaggatgacgatgatgtgTTTCAGGATGATTCTTGGGCGGGGACTTCGTTGTATGATCTTATGATGAGTCCTAGGAAGTCGCGGGCTTTGGTGGGTGCGCAGAGGATTAAGTCGACCACCAGGGCGGCTGCTGGGTTTGTGCAGTCGTCGCAGAATTCGAGTGCTGGAAATAGGATGACTGCTCCGGGTTCGGCACCGACTTCTCTAGGTAGAGAACAGGAACGTCAGGGCTCTATTGAGGAAACGGCATCCGAAGACGACGATCTGGACGTGCAACCGACTACGACATTCAAGCGAAGAATCGAGGACATAGAAACACCAAAGACCGAGAAATCAGATGAATCCATTACACCGACACCGAGGCGTTCTATGTCACATGCACCGAATAATCCCATCAAGAAACCaaagccagagccagaaacgaaaccaacaccaacaccgtcTATCAATACTGCTGGAAACAAGAAAAGACCGTCACCGTCACCGTCACCGTCAGTACCCAAAccaaggagaagaatgcTTTTTGATGATTTCGACAGGCTGCCAGAGCCCACATTCAATATTTCCATgcaagaacagaaaagaaagtcgtcgtcgtcgataGAAAAGAGTGCAAATGGACGTGATGAGAGCAAGAAAAAGTCGCGGCTTAATGAAGTGCCAATGTTCGTGCTATGA